One genomic window of Medicago truncatula cultivar Jemalong A17 chromosome 1, MtrunA17r5.0-ANR, whole genome shotgun sequence includes the following:
- the LOC25485793 gene encoding aspartic proteinase, with amino-acid sequence MANKYLWVTCCLWALTCSLLPSFSYGFMRIDLKKRTLDLDSIRAARMVREKLKSSGPVLGAYDQYTGKSTDDAIVPLKDYLNAQYYGEIGIGTPPQTFNVIFDTGSSNLWVPSSKCYFSIACYTHHWYKAKKSKTYTKNGTSCKIAYGSGAISGFFSQDNVKLGDVVVKDVDFIEATREGSISFVLAKFDGLLGLGFQEISVENAVPVWYKMVEQDLVNEQVFSFWLNGDPKAKKGGELILGGVDPNHFKGKHTYVPVTQKGYWQIEMGDFFIGGLSTGVCEGGCAAIVDSGTSLLAGPTTVVTEINHAIGAEGVLSVECKEIVTEYGELIWDLLVAGVRPGDVCSQVGLCGGKRVQSKSMGIEMVTEKEQGELSAKDTALCSSCQMLVIWIQNQLKRKSTKDKIFNYVNQLCESLPSPNGESVVDCNSIYQLPNISFTIGEKSFVLSPEQYILKTGEGIATVCLSGFIAFDIPPPRGPLWILGDVFMRVYHTVFDYGNLQLGFAEAA; translated from the exons ATGGCGAACAAGTATCTGTGGGTGACTTGCTGTTTGTGGGCTTTAACATGCTCACTTCTTCCTTCGTTCTCCTATGGATTtatgagaattgatttgaagAAGAGAACTCTAGATCTTGATAGCATTAGAGCTGCTAGGATGGTAAGAGAAAAGCTAAAGTCAAGCGGACCTGTGTTGGGTGCATATGATCAGTATACCGGTAAATCAACCGACGATGCCATAGTACCTTTGAAGGATTATTTGAATGCACAATATTATGGAGAGATTGGAATTGGCACACCCCCACAGACATTTAATGTCATATTTGATACCGGAAGTTCGAACCTTTGGGTTCCATCGTCAAAGTGCTATTTTTCT ATTGCCTGCTACACCCATCATTGGTACAAGGCAAAGAAATCCAAAACATATACCAAAAATG GAACATCATGTAAAATAGCTTATGGATCTGGAGCAATATCTGGTTTTTTCAGTCAAGATAATGTTAAACTTGGCGATGTTGTTGTTAAGGATGTG GATTTCATTGAGGCTACCCGTGAAGGAAGTATTTCCTTTGTGCTGGCAAAGTTTGATGGATTACTTGGGCTTGGCTTTCAGGAGATCTCTGTTGAAAATGCTGTGCCAGTATG GTACAAAATGGTGGAGCAAGATCTTGTAAATGAGCAGGTGTTCTCTTTTTGGCTCAATGGGGATCCAAAAGCGAAAAAGGGTGGTGAGCTAATTCTTGGGGGTGTTGATCCAAATCACTTCAAAGGAAAACATACATATGTTCCAGTCACTCAAAAGGGCTATTGGCAg ATTGAAATGGGCGACTTTTTCATTGGAGGTCTCTCAACAG GCGTTTGTGAAGGTGGCTGTGCTGCTATTGTAGATTCAGGAACATCATTGCTTGCTGGTCCAACT ACTGTTGTGACTGAAATCAACCATGCTATTGGAGCTGAAGGAGTTCTGAGTGTAGAATGTAAGGAAATTGTTACCGAATATGGAGAATTGATATGGGATCTCTTGGTAGCAGGG GTACGACCTGGTGATGTGTGTTCACAAGTTGGTTTATGTGGTGGCAAGAGGGTACAATCTAAGAG CATGGGGATTGAGATGGTGACCGAAAAGGAACAAGGAGAGTTATCCGCTAAAGATACTGCTTTGTGTTCTTCCTGTCAGATGCTTGTGATTTGGATCCAGAATCAACTCAAACGAAAGTCAACCAAGGATAAAATATTCAACTACGTAAATCAA CTCTGCGAGAGCTTGCCAAGTCCAAATGGAGAGTCGGTTGTAGACTGTAATAGCATTTATCAATTGCCAAACATTTCGTTCACTATCGGAGAGAAATCTTTCGTCCTCAGTCCAGAGCAG TATATTTTGAAAACTGGAGAAGGCATTGCAACAGTTTGTCTTAGTGGGTTTATTGCTTTTGACATTCCTCCTCCAAGGGGTCCTCTCTG GATTCTTGGCGATGTTTTCATGAGGGTATATCACACTGTCTTTGACTATGGAAATCTCCAACTTGGTTTTGCTGAAGCTGCCTAG